A genomic region of Bradyrhizobium sp. ORS 278 contains the following coding sequences:
- a CDS encoding tyrosine-type recombinase/integrase, which translates to MADMPRPRPPHLQRGVSRHGKVYWFDQMRRGAPKTRIRGEYGSAEFMAAYDAAVTGGAAKPTPEIKAPKGTLEWAWMLYRQSGAWQSGLSQATRRQRENIMKHVLKTAASTPLSDIDAAAIADGIDRRAKTPSQAKNFLQTMNQFFAWLKRAKIVSENPCDGAELPKRPKTGGFKKWSLDDVELYEKRWPIGTRERVMLDDYMYTGLRRGDAAVVGKQHVRNGVISLQTEKAGQWVHIPLLDVLKRTLEAGPVGDLAWNATKSGRPFAKESLGNAFKDACVAAGVRDKSAHGLRKAAATRAADNGATAHELMAIFRWVDIKEAELYTRAADRKRLAAQAMGKLEK; encoded by the coding sequence ATGGCCGACATGCCCCGCCCGAGACCACCGCATCTGCAGCGCGGCGTCAGCCGCCACGGCAAGGTCTATTGGTTTGACCAGATGCGCCGCGGTGCACCGAAGACCCGGATCAGGGGGGAATACGGCTCGGCCGAGTTTATGGCCGCCTACGACGCGGCGGTGACCGGTGGCGCCGCCAAGCCGACGCCGGAGATCAAGGCGCCCAAGGGCACTCTGGAATGGGCCTGGATGCTCTACCGGCAGTCCGGAGCGTGGCAGAGCGGCCTCAGCCAGGCAACGCGGCGGCAGCGCGAGAACATCATGAAGCATGTTCTAAAAACAGCCGCCAGCACTCCGCTGTCCGACATCGACGCAGCTGCAATCGCCGACGGCATCGACCGCCGCGCCAAGACGCCTTCTCAGGCCAAGAACTTCTTGCAGACCATGAACCAGTTTTTCGCCTGGTTGAAGCGGGCGAAGATCGTCAGCGAAAACCCCTGCGACGGCGCCGAGCTGCCGAAACGGCCGAAGACCGGCGGCTTTAAGAAATGGTCGCTGGACGACGTCGAGCTATACGAGAAGCGCTGGCCGATTGGCACCCGAGAGCGGGTGATGCTCGATGACTACATGTACACGGGTCTGCGCCGCGGTGACGCGGCCGTGGTCGGCAAGCAGCACGTCAGGAACGGGGTGATCTCGCTGCAGACAGAGAAGGCCGGCCAGTGGGTTCACATCCCGCTGCTGGACGTCCTCAAGCGGACGCTCGAGGCCGGACCGGTCGGCGACCTCGCCTGGAACGCGACGAAGTCCGGCCGGCCCTTCGCCAAGGAGTCGCTCGGTAACGCATTCAAGGATGCTTGCGTCGCAGCCGGCGTGCGCGACAAGTCGGCCCATGGCCTGCGCAAGGCAGCAGCAACGCGCGCGGCCGACAACGGCGCCACCGCGCACGAGCTGATGGCCATCTTTAGGTGGGTGGACATCAAGGAAGCCGAACTCTACACCCGCGCCGCGGACCGCAAGCGGCTGGCCGCCCAGGCGATGGGGAAGCTCGAAAAGTGA
- a CDS encoding deaminase: MAKRAAFWMDQAAAAATQSKDRSRKIGCVIVDRNDVLVQMGWKGFPRRVNENVEACHVRPLKNKWTEHAERNAIYKAAARGVSTLGCTIYLSWFPCSDCARAIIQSGIERLICVASEPDDPQWSEDIRFILMARSDRKRVLWPMPTHARVPASGNLSLFGDMKPWRPARDIIDWKIKGRSIYDRKKPLAPATLARIHAGAVKFGWPEPFIVTLRNHMAAHGVDQPIPTIAANGTHIGLAEPFLLNRHGDGYGETRAHSIDEPAPTANCDGGGYVVEPLVVNLKGQSTAPKLSRPCRRRQRTPAISISRSRSSSPAMPREPRARSTSRLRPRWPSTRIA; encoded by the coding sequence GTGGCCAAACGCGCTGCTTTTTGGATGGATCAGGCCGCCGCTGCCGCCACGCAGAGCAAGGATCGCAGCCGCAAGATCGGTTGCGTGATAGTCGATCGCAACGACGTTTTAGTGCAAATGGGCTGGAAGGGCTTTCCCCGCCGCGTGAACGAAAATGTCGAGGCTTGCCATGTGCGCCCGCTGAAAAACAAGTGGACCGAGCATGCCGAGCGCAACGCCATCTATAAAGCTGCCGCGCGTGGCGTCAGCACACTCGGCTGCACGATCTATCTCTCATGGTTTCCGTGCAGCGATTGCGCTCGCGCGATCATTCAGTCCGGCATCGAGCGCCTGATCTGTGTGGCGTCCGAGCCGGACGATCCGCAATGGTCCGAGGACATACGCTTCATCCTCATGGCGAGGAGCGACCGCAAGCGCGTGCTGTGGCCGATGCCGACCCATGCCCGCGTGCCGGCGAGCGGCAACCTCTCGTTGTTCGGCGACATGAAGCCGTGGCGCCCGGCGCGCGACATCATCGACTGGAAGATCAAGGGCCGCTCGATCTATGACCGGAAGAAGCCGCTCGCCCCTGCGACGCTGGCGCGCATCCATGCCGGCGCCGTCAAGTTCGGCTGGCCTGAGCCCTTCATCGTCACGCTGCGCAACCACATGGCGGCGCACGGGGTCGACCAGCCTATCCCGACCATCGCGGCGAACGGAACGCATATCGGGCTGGCAGAGCCGTTCCTCCTGAATCGCCACGGGGACGGCTACGGCGAGACGCGCGCTCATTCGATCGACGAGCCCGCTCCCACCGCGAACTGCGACGGCGGCGGCTACGTGGTCGAGCCGTTGGTCGTCAACCTAAAGGGCCAGTCGACGGCACCGAAATTGAGTCGCCCCTGCCGACGCAGACAGCGCACGCCGGCCATCTCTATATCGCGGAGCCGTTCGTCTTCTCCCGCCATGCCGAGGGAGCCCCGCGCTCGGTCGACGAGCCGACTCCGACCCAGGTGGCCAAGCACTCGTATTGCCTGA